The Mangifera indica cultivar Alphonso chromosome 19, CATAS_Mindica_2.1, whole genome shotgun sequence nucleotide sequence ATTGCCCttttaaatgacaaatattatGCACTTGGTCAAACTTTACTCCATAGAATTGAACTATCtcatattttgatataagactgGAAAAGCGACGAAGAACACAAAACAGAACTAGAATCAATGGTAAATGTTCTCAACCAATcgcaaattaaaaaaaccatacACTCTAATTAATACTCACTTAGCAATGCACATGAACAACTGAAAGTCTAACAAAAACCTGCTCCAGTGCTTCATTCGGGGAACAAAAATTAGCTTCATTCCTTTAGCTACAAGTTCCATATAATTGGTATcacaaaaaatgataaaactgtCAACTGTCGGATAAGTTGATATGTCAGCAATAAATTAGCTTTTAACTTCCAGAATGACAAACGAGTATGCAATTAACTGAACATAATTCACTGCCAATCACCACAAACAAGGAAAATtcaaaggaaaggaagaaaataaaattcatcaaaatgataaattctataaattaataatattttgaaactaCAGTAAATGGAATCTAAATGCAATCACAAATTTCAGATAGTtgtctaaattttatattaagtattgtCAAGACTGACTGCTatgtaaaagaaatattaaggCGGGAGATATTACCATACGATTTTCAGACTGGTCCTAGTATATTTCTAATTGATCCAAAACCTGAACCAAAATATTGAACCCCAGTTTCGGCCTCTTTAGCCCTCTCATCCGCTTCGTTTCCAAAATCCATCAACACCTCTCGGTCAAGATCGTACATCGAACACTCTTTCTCCCACCTACTGCACTCACACAACAATCTCTTACACTCCTCGGCAAGCCTCTGGTTTTCCTCCACAAACCTCCTCACGGTCTGCGCGTTCATACTCGCCTCCGCCTGACAAAATCACcgagaaaataaatttaaaagaaaataatatgcGATGTACGTAAATTAAAGGATCTACGAACCCTAACAAGATCGATGATTTGATCCTTTTCTCTCACTTTGGAGagtaaaagaaaattctgaTTCCGAAGGCGTTGAAGTGATTCTTGAGAGGCCGAAAGCTTTAATTGGAGATTTTCCTGGGAAATTGGAAGACGTAAGAGTGTTTTCAATGGACTCTTTTACGTGATTATAGCCTTCTTGGGGCAGTTCCATGATGCAAGCCGTTGAGAAGTacaggaagaagagagagttaAATCAGCACAGAGAAGAGAAACAATCAGAACAGAAGAGAAGGAAATCACAAACGAATTGCAACTggaatattcaaattttcattccatATTCCCGCATATAACTACGCGCCCAACTAAGATGACACCGTAtcaattaattgtcaaattacaaaatgatgtcgtagTACATTCAAACTGCACCAACTGAATTTCGCGCCAAATAATCAGTTCTTTCTCTCTGTAACATTCCATTGGAAATGAGAACCCTAAATTCGATTTGGAGGTACATATTTTCCGCgtattgtttgaattcaatttgaaagaaaacaGAGGGCTATTTGCTAGCCTTTTAAATGAAAGGTTTTTAATTTGAGGAAACGTGGCAGATCCTGGTTGAGAAGCCTCATAATTCTAATTCATCCAAAGCCTGAACGGCTCAACCAACTGAACCTCCAAATCATGTACCCTAGTTTCGGCCTCTTAACCCTCTTATCCGCTTCTTTTCCAAAATTCATCAGCACCTCTGAGTCAAGATCGTACATCGAGCACTATAGATGAGTgctttaacaattaattatcatCAACACCCCTTAGTTTTatctataattgaaaattttaataaaatttaatttataaataaatattaaaatttttttttgttatgaacgtctttttaatattaagataaaatttgggtgaaaatagtcctttgacctaacATTTAACGTAATATGATATTTCTATAAAATTAACAAGAATTCATatcattaacaaataatttagtatTGTAACGCAAGTGTAGCTGCGAAAATAAACGAGAAACAAATAGATTAGCAATGTTCACCAGACTTTCTCAAGTTGGAATAGATGGCAGTGATGgttaattcaaaatatgtacTCAAAAGTGGGTTTTTATCACATTGCCCATCCATTTTTATATAATCACATTCTATCCAAAAGAAGAATAACCaaagtattattttaaattaaagttaaaaacaaaattccCGCAAGTTTCATCCACTAATATGATTTCCacaaattaccaaaaaaaaaaaaaaaaaattagaaatcggcttcattttttattgtcttcattttttgattttttcatcGGCTTGATCAATGGCCTGATCTATCGCTGTGTCAACCTGCTTTTCTAAACCTTCCACCTGcatttataaataacaatattcagATAGTTTCAAAAACAAAGCCACAGTAAGAAAGGGTAAAATCAATGGGATGCACATGTACCACCTAACACGATGGAGTTCTAAGCTGCAAGTCAAAACTTGTGGCTATAATCAAGAGTTAGCAAAACTGGCAAAAATCCAGAAACAAGGTATTTGGTATAACCTTATCGATGAAGTCATCAACTAGATGGGCATCCTTAGCAGCTGTTTCCGCCACTTCTTCAATACGATCAATAGCATCCTTGAGTTTCCCGGCTGGAAGATTATCGGAAACATCCTCCGCCACCTTCTCTACTCCCTCAGCCACCATTTCTACAAACTCTGCAACGTCTTCAACTGTCTCCACAACTGCTTCAATTTTCTCTATAAAATGAATTACAGCCAGAAATACAACTTATTaaccacatatatatatgatatggaatcattttatatattttatgtaatgaTCGATATTTTGATGCTTACTTTCGAATATTTTAAATGGCCCCCATTTGTTCGCCCAAAAGGGAAAAATCGCTGATAGTGCTATTCCCAAAAGCCACATTTTCCTGCCCAAACTACATGTAAGtatcaaactgaaattttttataaagatacAGAAACTTTAACATCACCAGaacattttatttgatgacATGGTAGATTATTTTACATACCATGAACCCGGAAAACAATCAGGAGGCGAGGATCCAGGTTGAACCCCGCTGTAGACAACTATATTCCTGACAGTATTGAAAGATCGCAAGCTGTGCTTTCTCAGGAAATCAGATTTTTGCTTATATCTTGGGATAATCGAAACATGAGCAGGATGGGAAATGATTGTCGTTTGAAATCGTTGACAAGACTGAATATTTGCAGTTGATCTTGATCCTATGCTAGACATGGCTTCTGTCATACCTTCTAAATCTTCCTTTGTTGCTGTAAATCAATGGAATCTTGCAATAAGATGGTAATCTGATGTTGAAGAGATAAGTGCCTGTTGACTAGAAATGTTTATTCTGATAATATGTCTTGTAGAGCAGGTCGAaccaaaatattcttttattggTGGATTAGGAATCAAgtgaatatattatataattattcgTCAATTCTCTAATATTTTGCATCGTTGAAATAAGTGTTACATGTGGTACGCGTTTTTTAAATGCTTAATcaatatgtatattaatatatatttcgtAGAAATTTCGTGCATCTGGGCTGCGTATTAATTTGACCATATGGAGGTTTTACTAGTCTAATATGAATATGGCAACGATATGGAAAATTACGAGGAATTAATACATTTATTATGTAAATATCCAGTTCACCTTCACCAAATCGGATTGTCCGCTTGCTAAAAGTAGATTCGTAAATGTGCAAGAAGTTTTAACCAAGACTGGCTtcataaatttcaatatctcTAGCCCCAAATCCTTAATGCTGGTGATATTTTCTTTCACTAATTGATTTACTATATTCAAAGTCTAAAACAAAATAGGTTACGGTGATGACAGTAAAGATTTTGGTAATAAATCTTGGTAGTCATTAcagtattattaaataaatgtaaagAAAGAGATTAACAcagagtaatttttttttaaagtagttCGATTTACTATTTAAAAGCCTGTATTCATGTTATTGCAATAGTTTTCAGAGAAATATCCTCCACTCACCATAAAActagaccttttttttttttttaatgaaagttATACTTTAAATGTGGAGAACAAATTTTAGAGGTTTGGATTCGATTATCTTCTTTAGAGAGGTTTAACGGGTATTTATGACCTATGAATTTGagagttaatttttttcatttattgagGTAAATCATAACACTAACACTAAAAACATTGAGCAGATGTTATCTTTAATAAGAGTACTACTTCATATGTTATGAgaaattatctattaaatatcattaaaaaccATTGATTTGACAACTTAAATAACCTTATTGCATTCAAATGTTGAGTCACACTAAAGTGATAAGATTCTAATCATTAGGATATGCAAGCTCTAAGTTGTTTTTCTTGACAAAGCTAGTTATGAGTTTAGAATATCTTTAGTGAACAAAGTCATTTTAAGAAGAGGTGAACTCTTTACACCATATATGGTATCCATGAGTGGCCACGCTAAACCATGGGCCAACAACTCCTAATCGTCTGTTTGACAATGCATTGGACGTTGAGAAAATAGTATCATTGGGGTGTGAAAAATGATATTGCACCTATTTACTTGCTATTTCTCATGATTAAAAACTGTGGATCCTTTGTATATAGCAAATAAACTCAAGATTTTGTTGCTTGTTATAGTAGAAATAACTATTAGTCATTTTGAGAATTGGGGTTCTTTTGATGCGACTAAAGGGATTAGGCACCTTGAATTTGCCATTAGTGCGGTGTAGGTCTTCGGCTAACTTGTGTGTTTATGGTGACACGTTGGTGATTAGGTGATTAACATCACTAATCACTAACAAATAGCACAAGTTTTACATTATTCTCATCGAAAATCATGATGAGAGTAGACTCATGCTTAACAGATAATACTTTGGAAAAAAGAAGTAAGTTGCTCGAGGTTGATGGACCTTACTCCAAAGAGGTACAGGAATGTTGCCAATGGACATTCTTACATTAGAAGTTGTCTACTCTTGGTGGGTTAAAGTCCAAGTTGAGGGAGGCACTCAAGTCATGAGTTTTGACCTCTTTAAGGTGTTTGCCTTTTATAGGTTATGTTTTCATATGTGTGGGAAAATAATTGCCTGAAATCCACCTTTGGGTTCCTTAGAAGAAGATTTCAGAAAAGATATATGTCTAAGGTTAACATGTTAAAAGAATTCGCTTATCCTTTTATAGGAATTTCAGGAATAAAACATTAGATTGATGATAAGCTGATGCCTTTGAAAGAAGTGGACTCTCCGTCTAGTGCAAAACtattaatgagattttttttaatcaattgatATACgcaatttaaaatcttgtacaaaataaactataataatCATGGTGAGGATTTGATAATAAACCATAATATTCACTACGATGttactaaataaatatgaagaaaagttcgacacaaagtttttttttttttaatgtggttcAATCCTTTACTTGAGAACATATATTATAAAGAAGAACCTAAAGAGGATTTGACATATGAAAGAAACCTGTGATAAAATTGTTGGGTTTGAACCTCGTTACTTCGCTTAAGATGAAGTGAGACTAATCTTAAGTGTGGATGAGATGTCTAgtatctatctatatatattagtCCTAGATTTCCCTCTTTTAACCTTAGCAATCTTTTGTTTCTCTAGAATTCAAGAAAACGGTTTTTTGTATAATcgattatatttaaaaaatcaagttcaaatattataaagtaaaaagttattgatttttattatggTTAGTTAACATGGAAGAGAGGTATTAACTTGTGAAACATATTCTTTGGTTAAAAAATGTCTATCCATTAGTCGAGATGCGAGTTGGTTCTTCTATTGATGATTTCTTTTCAAAAAGtttcacaattaaaaaattaagacacCACATTTCCTacaattaactaaaatatataattttataatagtattatatgcacaaacgataaatataaatttatatacaaacgacaatatgtcattatttacacataatttgattgataattCTAATGCAATATTACTGTCTATTGCTGATAATacatatttcaattattaactTTTCACCAATGATATTCTTGCGGCATGCCCTTCTTTTTTTATCTTGCAAAACACAAACATCACTAGTGATGTTGGATTAACCAGCAGTGGCTCTGCTTATGAAGCA carries:
- the LOC123203030 gene encoding uncharacterized protein LOC123203030 codes for the protein MTEAMSSIGSRSTANIQSCQRFQTTIISHPAHVSIIPRYKQKSDFLRKHSLRSFNTVRNIVVYSGVQPGSSPPDCFPGSWKMWLLGIALSAIFPFWANKWGPFKIFEKKIEAVVETVEDVAEFVEMVAEGVEKVAEDVSDNLPAGKLKDAIDRIEEVAETAAKDAHLVDDFIDKVEGLEKQVDTAIDQAIDQADEKIKK